A section of the Ornithinimicrobium sufpigmenti genome encodes:
- a CDS encoding matrixin family metalloprotease yields MSWQQERARRRRAREMERRLRELDDLDRRYGLGAPVAAAPRPARRSGGCSGLLSLLLVLAMLAISAYLFAPQLLPDARSLVDRLTGETDLTDRAFSDGVDGEPGSGGEGYTFAVTQPDGVSPVTWPCEGTIPVEVNPQGAPEGYADLVASAVARVNDASGFTLEVVGETDDRTFLDRGAGPVLLGFADAEEVPALGGSTAGLGGAVHAQRSIGGPRVAVGGMVVLDVDVFGDQVPAPVAETIVIHELAHVLGLGHTDTGGELMQPVSLGQTQLGTGDLAGLRHLREAACSSV; encoded by the coding sequence GTGAGCTGGCAGCAGGAGCGGGCGAGGCGCAGGCGCGCCCGCGAGATGGAGCGCCGGCTGCGCGAGCTCGACGACCTCGACCGGCGCTACGGCCTGGGCGCGCCCGTCGCAGCCGCACCCCGCCCGGCCCGCAGGTCCGGGGGCTGCTCCGGGCTGTTGTCGCTGCTGCTGGTCCTGGCGATGCTGGCGATCTCGGCCTACCTCTTCGCCCCGCAGCTGCTGCCCGATGCGCGCTCCCTGGTGGACCGGTTGACGGGCGAGACCGACCTGACCGACCGCGCCTTCAGCGACGGGGTGGACGGAGAGCCCGGCTCGGGAGGGGAGGGCTACACCTTCGCCGTGACCCAGCCCGACGGCGTCTCGCCCGTCACCTGGCCGTGCGAGGGCACCATCCCGGTGGAGGTGAACCCGCAGGGCGCACCCGAGGGGTATGCCGACCTGGTCGCCTCCGCGGTGGCGCGCGTGAACGACGCCAGCGGGTTCACCCTGGAGGTGGTGGGCGAGACCGACGACCGGACCTTCCTCGACCGCGGCGCCGGGCCGGTGCTGCTCGGCTTCGCGGATGCGGAGGAGGTGCCGGCCCTGGGCGGGTCGACGGCCGGCCTCGGCGGCGCGGTGCATGCCCAGCGTTCGATCGGCGGCCCGCGGGTGGCGGTCGGCGGGATGGTGGTGCTGGATGTGGACGTCTTCGGCGACCAGGTCCCCGCCCCGGTGGCGGAGACGATCGTCATCCACGAGCTGGCCCATGTGCTCGGCCTGGGCCACACCGACACCGGCGGCGAGCTCATGCAGCCGGTCAGCCTGGGCCAGACCCAGCTCGGCACCGGCGACCTGGCCGGTCTGCGCCACCTGCGCGAGGCCGCCTGCTCCTCGGTGTGA
- a CDS encoding bifunctional 3'-5' exonuclease/DNA polymerase — protein MDLVVALADGVAHIVQVREGAPGERWSLPRAELPGWAASQEVGGVRWVWADSAEVYAVLLRGGVRVRHAVDLRLVRAILRRAAAAADTAYAGGPVSALDLPGTDVGHHAAAAQEDPGTTLFDLPSTGPTIEECLAEHLAQQECLTQVGDSRLRLLCHAESVGALIAQELNQVGVPFSSATHERLLRELLGEPHAQGGRPARMTELCAEIREALAAPGLNPDSAPDLIAALRRAGLEVATTRQWELERIDHPVIPPLLAYRKLSRLHTANGWAWLASWVQDDRFRPDWVVGGVVTGRWASRGGGALQLPRQIRAAVRAEPGWRLVVADAAQLEPRVLAAMSGDEVMARAAAAGDLYQGLVDQGVLASRQLAKMAMLGAMYGATSGQAGALMPVLRRAYPRAIGLVDAAAQAGERGDQVRTWLGRTSPPPSPRWHELQDAAQHPGAGDAAERRARQAARDWGRFTRNFVVQGTAAEWALCWLGHLRRVLDDTFAGQASAGAPRPELVYFLHDEVIVHTPQQYADVVAEAVREAARAAGQLLFGGFPVEFPLDVAVVESYDQAD, from the coding sequence ATGGACCTCGTCGTGGCGCTCGCCGACGGCGTGGCCCACATCGTGCAGGTCCGGGAGGGAGCGCCCGGGGAGCGCTGGAGCTTGCCGCGCGCCGAGCTGCCCGGCTGGGCGGCGAGCCAGGAGGTCGGAGGAGTGCGGTGGGTGTGGGCGGACTCCGCCGAGGTGTATGCCGTGCTGCTGCGCGGCGGGGTGCGGGTGCGGCATGCCGTCGACCTGCGCCTGGTCCGGGCCATCCTGCGCCGGGCAGCCGCCGCGGCCGACACCGCCTACGCCGGGGGCCCGGTCTCGGCGCTCGACCTGCCGGGGACCGACGTCGGGCACCACGCTGCCGCGGCGCAGGAGGACCCGGGCACGACCCTCTTCGACCTGCCGAGCACCGGCCCCACGATCGAGGAGTGCCTGGCCGAGCACCTCGCCCAGCAGGAGTGCCTGACGCAGGTGGGTGACTCCAGGCTGCGCCTGCTCTGTCACGCGGAGTCGGTCGGCGCGCTCATCGCCCAGGAGCTGAACCAGGTCGGGGTGCCGTTCAGCTCGGCGACCCATGAGCGCCTGCTGCGCGAGCTGCTCGGCGAGCCGCACGCGCAGGGCGGCCGTCCGGCCCGGATGACCGAGCTCTGCGCGGAGATCCGCGAGGCCCTCGCAGCGCCCGGGCTCAACCCCGACTCCGCGCCGGACCTGATCGCTGCGCTGCGCCGGGCCGGGCTGGAGGTGGCCACCACCCGGCAGTGGGAGCTGGAGCGGATCGACCACCCGGTCATCCCTCCGCTGCTGGCCTATCGCAAGCTCAGCAGGCTGCACACGGCCAACGGCTGGGCCTGGCTGGCGTCCTGGGTGCAGGACGACCGCTTCCGCCCCGACTGGGTGGTGGGCGGGGTGGTGACCGGACGGTGGGCCAGCCGGGGCGGTGGCGCCCTGCAGCTTCCGCGCCAGATCCGTGCCGCGGTCCGGGCCGAGCCCGGGTGGCGGCTGGTCGTGGCCGACGCCGCCCAGCTCGAGCCGCGCGTGCTCGCCGCGATGTCTGGGGACGAGGTGATGGCACGCGCCGCGGCCGCCGGCGACCTCTACCAAGGGCTCGTCGACCAGGGGGTGCTCGCCAGCCGGCAGCTGGCCAAGATGGCCATGCTCGGCGCCATGTACGGCGCGACGAGCGGCCAGGCCGGGGCGCTCATGCCGGTCCTGCGCCGCGCCTACCCCCGGGCGATCGGGCTCGTGGACGCCGCAGCGCAGGCCGGTGAACGGGGCGACCAGGTCCGGACCTGGCTCGGTCGGACCTCCCCGCCGCCCTCCCCGCGGTGGCACGAGCTGCAGGACGCCGCCCAGCACCCCGGCGCGGGGGACGCCGCGGAGCGCCGGGCCCGGCAGGCGGCCCGGGACTGGGGCCGGTTCACCCGCAACTTCGTGGTCCAGGGAACGGCCGCCGAGTGGGCGCTGTGCTGGCTGGGCCACCTGCGACGGGTCCTCGACGACACCTTCGCAGGCCAGGCGTCGGCGGGTGCGCCCCGGCCCGAGCTGGTCTACTTCCTGCACGACGAGGTCATCGTGCACACGCCGCAGCAGTATGCCGACGTCGTCGCCGAGGCGGTCCGCGAGGCCGCGCGGGCAGCCGGCCAGCTGCTCTTCGGCGGCTTCCCGGTGGAGTTCCCCCTGGACGTGGCGGTGGTCGAGTCCTACGACCAGGCGGACTGA
- a CDS encoding ankyrin repeat domain-containing protein: MSKPSEHPGQPASSSTAPQEAVDLAHALFDLARRGDTNRLAAYVDAGAPADLTDPHGNTLLMLAAYHGHAGLVRDLAARGADVDRLNDRGQSPLAGAIFKGEEEVVVVLLEHGADPDAGMPTARQTAQMFGRPDLLEVPTASESDDT; the protein is encoded by the coding sequence ATGAGCAAGCCGAGCGAGCACCCGGGCCAGCCCGCGTCCTCGTCGACCGCGCCCCAGGAGGCGGTCGACCTGGCCCATGCCCTGTTCGACCTGGCCCGGCGCGGCGACACGAACCGCCTGGCCGCCTACGTCGACGCTGGCGCCCCGGCGGACCTCACCGACCCGCACGGCAACACCCTGCTCATGCTGGCGGCCTACCACGGTCACGCGGGCCTGGTCCGTGACCTGGCCGCGCGGGGAGCCGACGTCGACCGCCTCAACGACCGCGGACAGTCCCCGCTGGCCGGTGCGATCTTCAAGGGTGAGGAGGAGGTGGTGGTCGTGCTGCTGGAGCATGGCGCCGACCCCGACGCGGGGATGCCGACGGCTCGCCAGACCGCGCAGATGTTCGGCCGCCCGGACCTTCTCGAGGTCCCCACGGCCAGTGAGTCCGACGATACGTAG
- a CDS encoding LLM class flavin-dependent oxidoreductase produces MQFGIFSVGDVTTDPTTGRTPTDGERIDAITQIALKAEEVGLDVFATGQHHNPPFTVSSPTTHLAFIAAQTQRLILSTATTLITTTDPVRIAEDYAFLQHVAKGRVDLMMGRGNTGPVYPWFGKDIRQGIPLAIENYHLLRRLWREEAVDWQGKFRTPLQGFTATPRPLDATPPFVWHGSIRSTEIAEQAAYYGDGFFHNNIFWNMEHTATMVQLYRRRFEHYGHGAADQAIVGLGGQAFMAETEAQAKKVFRPYFDNAPVYGHGPSLEQFTHATPLTVGTPEMVIERTLGFADAVGDYQRQLFLMDHAGLPLPMVLEQLEILGREVVPVLRKEFEARRPAHVPSDPPTHASLVAAGPEAKHHLVAPAVPAAERAAARAGV; encoded by the coding sequence ATGCAGTTCGGGATCTTCAGCGTCGGCGACGTGACTACGGACCCCACCACGGGACGGACCCCGACCGACGGTGAACGCATCGACGCGATCACCCAGATCGCGCTGAAGGCGGAGGAGGTCGGCCTCGACGTCTTCGCGACCGGGCAGCACCACAACCCGCCGTTCACGGTGTCCTCGCCCACGACCCACCTGGCCTTCATCGCCGCCCAGACGCAACGGCTGATCCTCTCGACCGCCACCACCCTCATCACCACGACCGACCCGGTGCGCATCGCGGAGGACTACGCCTTCCTCCAGCACGTCGCCAAGGGTCGCGTCGACCTGATGATGGGCCGCGGCAACACCGGCCCGGTCTACCCCTGGTTCGGCAAGGACATCCGCCAGGGCATCCCGCTGGCCATCGAGAACTACCACCTGCTGCGCCGGCTGTGGCGCGAGGAGGCCGTGGACTGGCAGGGCAAGTTCCGCACCCCGCTGCAGGGCTTCACCGCCACCCCGCGCCCCCTCGACGCGACCCCGCCGTTCGTCTGGCACGGCTCGATCCGGTCCACCGAGATCGCCGAGCAGGCCGCCTACTACGGCGACGGCTTCTTCCACAACAACATCTTCTGGAACATGGAGCACACCGCCACGATGGTGCAGCTCTACCGGCGCCGGTTCGAGCACTACGGCCACGGCGCCGCGGACCAGGCGATCGTCGGCCTGGGCGGGCAGGCCTTCATGGCCGAGACCGAGGCGCAGGCCAAGAAGGTCTTCCGCCCCTACTTCGACAACGCCCCTGTCTACGGCCACGGACCCAGCCTGGAGCAGTTCACCCACGCCACGCCGCTGACCGTCGGCACCCCCGAGATGGTCATCGAGCGCACGCTCGGCTTCGCCGACGCCGTCGGGGACTACCAGCGCCAGCTCTTCCTCATGGACCACGCCGGGCTGCCCCTGCCCATGGTGCTCGAGCAGCTGGAGATCCTCGGCCGTGAGGTCGTGCCCGTGTTGCGCAAGGAGTTCGAGGCCCGCCGCCCCGCCCACGTCCCCAGCGACCCGCCCACGCACGCCTCGCTGGTCGCGGCCGGCCCGGAGGCCAAGCACCACCTGGTGGCCCCGGCCGTCCCGGCGGCCGAGCGCGCCGCCGCACGCGCAGGCGTCTGA
- a CDS encoding SDR family NAD(P)-dependent oxidoreductase: protein MQVQNKVFVVTGAGNGIGLEVVLDLLRRGGRVAAVDLREESLVDLGQRVKVGERLTLHTLDITDRQAVEALPEQVLQAHGHIDGLLNVAGIIQEFVPFADLSYEQMERVLGVNLWGVVHTSKAFLPHLLERPEACLVNVSSMGGFAPVPGQTMYGASKAAVKLLTEGLYSELRETPVTVTIVFPGAIETEITSNSGVLMPGRATPEEAATQDVEAGDKGSRRRIMPARDAARKIVEDAVKKGEYRVTVGRDAAMLDRLSRLAPQRATDMIAKQMADLLG from the coding sequence ATGCAGGTGCAGAACAAGGTCTTCGTCGTCACCGGAGCGGGCAACGGCATCGGGCTGGAGGTGGTCCTGGACCTCCTTCGGCGGGGTGGTCGGGTGGCCGCGGTCGACCTGCGCGAGGAGTCCCTGGTCGACCTGGGGCAGCGGGTCAAGGTGGGGGAGCGGCTGACGCTGCATACCCTCGACATCACCGACCGCCAGGCCGTCGAGGCGCTGCCGGAGCAGGTGCTGCAGGCGCACGGCCACATCGACGGGCTGCTCAACGTCGCCGGGATCATCCAGGAGTTCGTCCCGTTCGCGGACCTGTCCTACGAGCAGATGGAGCGGGTCCTGGGCGTCAACCTCTGGGGCGTGGTGCACACCAGCAAGGCGTTCCTGCCCCACCTGCTCGAGCGGCCCGAGGCCTGCCTGGTCAACGTCTCCAGCATGGGCGGCTTCGCCCCGGTGCCGGGCCAGACGATGTACGGCGCCAGCAAGGCCGCCGTCAAGCTGCTCACCGAGGGCCTCTACTCCGAGCTGCGCGAGACCCCCGTGACCGTCACCATCGTCTTCCCCGGCGCCATCGAGACCGAGATCACCAGCAACTCCGGGGTCCTGATGCCGGGCCGGGCCACCCCGGAGGAGGCGGCCACCCAGGACGTCGAGGCCGGTGACAAGGGTTCCAGGCGCCGGATCATGCCGGCCCGCGACGCCGCCCGCAAGATCGTCGAGGACGCGGTCAAGAAGGGCGAGTACCGCGTGACCGTGGGCCGCGACGCCGCCATGCTCGACCGGCTCTCGCGTCTGGCGCCCCAGCGCGCCACCGACATGATCGCCAAGCAGATGGCTGACCTGCTGGGGTGA
- a CDS encoding matrixin family metalloprotease has protein sequence MLATMVILAMVITGVIAVSPVVDFGDVRRTVLTHDRLDGVPGSGGEGYSYLATTPGGAPVTWTCEAVIEVEVNPQGAPEGYAELVDSALATVNEASSFTFEVVGETDDRTFLDRGAGPVLLGWADEEEVPDLAGPVAGLGGASYLTGPRGARSVTGTVVIDTDLPRGWFRGMDEEAVLVHELLHVLGLGHTEESGQLMAAQHHGQSELGEGDLAGLAALERHACRP, from the coding sequence GTGCTCGCGACCATGGTCATCCTCGCCATGGTGATCACCGGGGTCATCGCCGTCTCACCCGTCGTCGACTTCGGTGACGTCCGCCGCACGGTGCTGACCCACGACCGGCTCGACGGCGTGCCCGGCTCCGGCGGCGAGGGCTACTCCTACCTGGCCACCACCCCTGGCGGAGCGCCGGTCACCTGGACCTGCGAGGCGGTCATCGAGGTGGAGGTCAACCCGCAGGGCGCTCCCGAGGGGTATGCCGAGCTGGTCGACTCGGCCCTGGCCACCGTCAACGAGGCCAGCAGCTTCACCTTCGAGGTGGTGGGGGAGACCGACGACCGGACCTTCCTCGACCGCGGCGCCGGGCCGGTGCTGCTCGGCTGGGCCGACGAGGAGGAGGTGCCCGACCTGGCCGGCCCGGTCGCCGGCCTCGGCGGCGCCTCATACCTCACCGGTCCGCGGGGAGCCCGGTCGGTGACCGGGACCGTCGTCATCGACACCGACCTGCCCCGAGGCTGGTTCCGCGGCATGGACGAGGAGGCCGTGCTGGTGCACGAGCTGCTGCACGTCCTCGGGCTGGGGCACACGGAGGAGTCAGGACAGCTGATGGCGGCCCAGCACCATGGGCAGAGCGAGCTGGGTGAGGGCGACCTCGCGGGGCTCGCCGCCCTGGAACGTCACGCCTGCCGGCCCTGA
- a CDS encoding FMN reductase, with protein MSRKIVVITAGLSQPSSTRLLADRIADAVTSQVSARGEAAEVEVIELRELAQDLATTMTTGGMPTPAVARARDAVSAADGLIAVTPVFTASYSGLFKMFLDVLDPDSLTGMPVVIAATAGSARHSLVLDHALRPVFTYLRAVVVPTGVFAATEDFGGGESDQLGRRVARAATELANLVVAESGSVAGFVPHATPQRRSGTTVDPEVTDFETMLADLGQ; from the coding sequence ATGAGCCGCAAGATCGTCGTCATCACCGCAGGCCTGTCCCAGCCCAGCTCCACCCGGCTGCTCGCCGACCGGATCGCCGACGCGGTCACCTCCCAGGTGTCCGCGCGCGGTGAGGCCGCCGAGGTGGAGGTCATCGAGCTCCGGGAGCTGGCGCAGGACCTCGCCACCACCATGACCACCGGAGGTATGCCGACCCCCGCCGTCGCGCGCGCCCGGGACGCGGTCTCGGCCGCTGACGGCCTGATCGCGGTCACCCCCGTCTTCACCGCCAGCTACTCCGGGCTGTTCAAGATGTTCCTCGACGTCCTGGACCCCGACTCCCTCACCGGGATGCCCGTGGTCATCGCCGCGACCGCCGGCAGCGCACGCCACTCGCTGGTCCTCGACCACGCCCTGCGTCCGGTGTTCACCTACCTGCGCGCGGTCGTGGTGCCGACCGGGGTGTTCGCCGCCACCGAGGACTTCGGCGGGGGCGAGAGCGACCAGCTGGGCAGGCGCGTCGCCCGGGCCGCCACCGAGCTGGCCAACCTGGTCGTGGCCGAGAGCGGATCGGTCGCCGGCTTCGTCCCGCACGCCACCCCGCAGCGCCGCTCCGGCACGACCGTGGACCCTGAGGTCACCGACTTCGAGACGATGCTGGCCGACCTCGGCCAGTGA
- a CDS encoding HEAT repeat domain-containing protein, translating to MSTETPLQEALRAALSPDPMVRQRGALRLGTVADASVAGDLVALLVSEPDPFVRETLTWAVVRQAPATVPPLLAALAGEDESRAQVLHALSKIQDPQSVEHALPLVRDPHPLVAAKAWWVVGRTAVPGTAPVLLDLLGRQRDEEQRRALTRALAQMGEVAVPGLADALAAEDPEVRRHAAEVLVAVGDPAVGALEALLAAAQGEDRELAMLALEALGPLDAPEVDEVLLRLRDGGSRWLATVADWLIGDRAERRARQRDRAERR from the coding sequence ATGAGCACCGAGACCCCGTTGCAGGAGGCCCTGCGCGCGGCGTTGTCCCCCGACCCGATGGTGCGGCAGCGCGGCGCACTGCGGCTGGGCACCGTGGCCGACGCGAGCGTCGCCGGTGACCTGGTGGCGCTGCTGGTGTCCGAGCCGGACCCGTTCGTGCGCGAGACGCTCACCTGGGCGGTGGTGCGCCAGGCGCCGGCCACCGTCCCGCCCCTGCTCGCCGCGCTGGCGGGGGAGGACGAGTCCCGGGCACAGGTGCTGCACGCGCTGTCCAAGATCCAGGACCCGCAGAGCGTGGAGCACGCGCTGCCCCTGGTCCGCGACCCTCACCCCCTGGTCGCTGCCAAGGCGTGGTGGGTGGTCGGACGGACCGCCGTCCCCGGGACCGCGCCCGTCCTGCTGGACCTGCTCGGTCGCCAGCGGGACGAGGAGCAGCGCCGCGCGCTGACCAGGGCGCTGGCGCAGATGGGCGAGGTGGCGGTGCCCGGTCTGGCGGACGCGCTGGCTGCGGAGGACCCCGAGGTCCGCCGGCACGCCGCCGAGGTGCTGGTCGCGGTCGGCGACCCCGCGGTCGGAGCCCTGGAGGCGCTGCTCGCGGCCGCGCAGGGCGAGGACCGGGAGCTGGCCATGCTCGCGCTGGAGGCGCTCGGCCCGCTCGACGCACCGGAGGTGGACGAGGTGCTGCTGCGTCTCCGGGACGGCGGCAGCCGCTGGCTCGCCACGGTCGCGGACTGGTTGATCGGCGACCGGGCCGAGCGGCGGGCCCGGCAGCGGGACCGGGCCGAGCGCCGTTAG
- a CDS encoding AAA family ATPase: MYSTVAISGYRSLRDVVLPLGRLTVVTGANGTGKSSVYRALRLLAACGRGEVVGALAREGGLESALWAGPESLGQARRGHDVQGGMRKGPISVRLGVGGAEPGAASYLVDLGIPVQGVVVDAEGGRRPSAFNRDPEVKREAVWAGPVMRPATLAARRKHYSVELRGEDGVWRKAPVSVAPWASILSEIVDPLDAPEVWAVREELRSWRFYDGFRVDADAPARRPQVGTRTWALAEDGADLAAALQTIEEDSPGVLDEAVADAFDGARLRVAVTDGLFDVELHQPGMLRPLRSAELSDGTLRYLLWLAALMTPVPPRLMALNEPETSLHPSLVPPLARAIVRASTRAQVVVVTHSATLVEALTETLGAAVDQGELDDPVGHDGVADLRLVELTKDLGETLVVGQGMLSTPSWEWGRR, encoded by the coding sequence ATGTACTCGACCGTCGCCATCAGCGGATACCGGTCCCTGCGGGACGTGGTGCTCCCGCTGGGTCGGCTGACCGTGGTGACCGGTGCGAACGGCACCGGCAAGTCCAGCGTCTACCGCGCCCTGCGCCTGCTGGCCGCCTGCGGCCGCGGCGAGGTGGTGGGCGCACTCGCCCGCGAGGGCGGCCTGGAGTCCGCGCTGTGGGCCGGCCCGGAGTCGCTCGGGCAGGCTCGGCGCGGCCATGACGTGCAGGGCGGCATGCGCAAGGGGCCGATCTCCGTGCGGCTGGGGGTGGGCGGTGCGGAGCCGGGCGCGGCGTCATACCTCGTCGACCTGGGGATCCCGGTGCAAGGGGTGGTCGTCGACGCCGAGGGCGGCCGCCGGCCGTCCGCCTTCAACCGGGACCCCGAGGTCAAGCGGGAGGCGGTGTGGGCGGGACCGGTGATGCGGCCCGCGACCCTCGCCGCCCGGCGCAAGCACTACTCGGTGGAGCTGCGCGGCGAGGACGGGGTATGGCGCAAGGCCCCCGTCAGCGTCGCGCCCTGGGCCAGCATCCTCAGCGAGATCGTGGACCCGCTGGACGCGCCGGAGGTGTGGGCGGTGCGGGAGGAGCTGCGCTCGTGGCGCTTCTACGACGGCTTCCGGGTCGACGCCGACGCGCCGGCCCGCCGACCGCAGGTGGGCACCCGCACCTGGGCGCTGGCGGAGGACGGCGCAGACCTCGCGGCTGCGCTGCAGACGATCGAGGAGGACTCGCCGGGGGTCCTGGACGAGGCCGTGGCCGACGCCTTCGACGGAGCCCGGCTGCGGGTCGCGGTGACCGACGGGCTCTTCGACGTCGAGCTGCACCAGCCGGGGATGCTGCGCCCGTTGCGCTCGGCCGAGCTCTCCGACGGGACGCTGCGCTACCTGCTGTGGCTGGCGGCGCTGATGACGCCCGTGCCGCCCCGGTTGATGGCGCTCAACGAGCCGGAGACCAGCCTGCATCCTTCTCTCGTGCCGCCGCTGGCGCGCGCGATCGTCCGGGCCTCGACCCGCGCGCAGGTCGTGGTCGTGACCCACTCGGCGACGTTGGTCGAGGCACTGACCGAGACGCTGGGCGCTGCGGTCGACCAGGGCGAGCTCGACGATCCCGTGGGGCACGACGGGGTGGCCGACCTGCGCCTGGTGGAGCTGACCAAGGACCTCGGGGAGACCCTGGTCGTGGGGCAGGGGATGCTCAGTACGCCGTCGTGGGAGTGGGGGCGGAGGTGA
- a CDS encoding cation diffusion facilitator family transporter gives MEGEGQTQGGGHGHGHDHASATRPRLAIAFGLTLVVVLAQVVGAALTGSLALLVDAVHGITDSAGLLLALVAATLMERPPNPRRTWGFARVEVLAAGAQATVLLGVGAFALVEGVRRLLATEPPEISGQWVLVFGAVGLVANLIALAVLAGGRRANLNLRAAFLEVVNDALGSVAVIVGAVLILTLGWHRADAVAGILIALLIMPRAVVILREAGSVLLEATPPGLDLEDVRAHLMELEHVADIHDLHASRIDTGLPVLTAHVVVEERCWREGCTPQLLDALQECVASHFEVSVEHSTFQLEPPGHAEHERAHHP, from the coding sequence ATGGAGGGCGAGGGCCAGACGCAGGGCGGTGGTCACGGCCACGGTCATGACCACGCCTCGGCGACCCGGCCGCGCCTGGCGATCGCCTTCGGGCTGACCCTGGTCGTCGTCCTGGCGCAGGTCGTCGGCGCGGCCCTCACCGGGTCCTTGGCCCTGCTCGTCGACGCTGTGCACGGCATCACCGACAGCGCCGGGCTGCTCCTCGCCCTGGTCGCCGCGACGCTGATGGAGCGTCCGCCGAACCCGCGGCGGACCTGGGGGTTCGCCCGGGTCGAGGTGCTGGCGGCCGGCGCGCAGGCCACCGTGCTGCTCGGTGTGGGGGCCTTCGCCCTCGTCGAGGGTGTCCGGCGGCTGCTGGCCACCGAGCCGCCGGAGATCTCCGGCCAGTGGGTCCTGGTCTTCGGCGCGGTCGGTCTCGTCGCCAACCTGATCGCCCTGGCCGTGCTCGCCGGCGGACGCCGGGCCAACCTCAACCTGCGGGCCGCCTTCCTGGAGGTCGTCAACGACGCCCTGGGCTCGGTCGCGGTGATCGTCGGTGCCGTGCTCATCCTCACCCTCGGCTGGCACCGGGCGGACGCGGTCGCCGGCATCCTCATCGCGCTGCTGATCATGCCGCGGGCCGTCGTGATCCTGCGCGAGGCCGGCAGCGTGCTGCTCGAGGCCACCCCGCCCGGGCTGGACCTGGAGGACGTCCGGGCCCACCTGATGGAGCTGGAGCACGTGGCCGACATCCACGACCTGCACGCCTCGCGGATCGACACCGGCCTGCCCGTCCTGACCGCCCACGTCGTCGTGGAGGAGCGGTGCTGGCGGGAGGGCTGCACCCCGCAGCTGCTCGACGCCCTGCAGGAGTGCGTGGCCTCCCACTTCGAGGTCAGCGTCGAGCACTCCACCTTCCAGCTCGAGCCCCCCGGCCACGCCGAGCACGAGCGTGCCCACCACCCCTGA
- a CDS encoding CPBP family intramembrane glutamic endopeptidase — protein MPSSGPPPPGRTFVRPVTHADLLVTLGGFVASTALGGVLMIVLVLAGVEPLAVVTGGIPTTVALWLLALWFGLRARGWTWADLGLGERLGLGRWWWQVALAYVGVVLVASLVVSQLSAPGEQPNVLEGGVRFGPVVVAAIWVAVGLVGPLVEEVIFRRVLLGWLESRVGLVLAVLVQAALFAVLHVVPAAMVLTFLLGLATALLARRHRSLWPALALHALNNLVALSVLLSTLR, from the coding sequence ATGCCGTCGTCGGGCCCACCTCCACCCGGGCGCACCTTCGTGCGGCCGGTCACCCACGCCGACCTGCTGGTCACGCTGGGCGGCTTCGTGGCCTCGACCGCCCTGGGCGGGGTGCTGATGATCGTGCTGGTCCTGGCCGGGGTGGAGCCCCTGGCCGTGGTCACCGGAGGGATCCCGACGACCGTGGCGCTGTGGCTCCTGGCGCTCTGGTTCGGGCTGCGCGCGCGGGGATGGACCTGGGCCGACCTGGGCCTGGGCGAGCGGCTGGGTCTGGGCCGGTGGTGGTGGCAGGTCGCCCTGGCCTACGTCGGGGTGGTGCTGGTGGCCTCGCTGGTCGTCTCCCAGCTGTCGGCTCCCGGTGAGCAGCCCAACGTCCTGGAGGGCGGGGTGCGGTTCGGGCCGGTCGTGGTCGCGGCCATCTGGGTCGCCGTCGGGCTCGTCGGCCCGCTCGTCGAGGAGGTCATCTTCCGCCGGGTCCTGCTGGGCTGGCTGGAGTCGCGGGTCGGGCTGGTGCTGGCCGTGCTGGTGCAGGCGGCCCTGTTCGCGGTGCTGCACGTCGTGCCCGCCGCGATGGTGCTGACCTTCCTGCTGGGGCTGGCGACGGCACTGCTCGCGCGGCGGCACCGCTCGCTCTGGCCGGCCCTGGCCCTGCACGCGCTCAACAACCTGGTCGCCCTCTCGGTGCTGCTGTCGACCCTGCGCTGA